The Cololabis saira isolate AMF1-May2022 chromosome 23, fColSai1.1, whole genome shotgun sequence genomic sequence AATATCACAACTTGTCAGATTGTTGTGaatcttgtttcttttttttcttttttttttaaagattttttgggctctagtggccctttattcaagatgcagatatgaaaggggtagagagagagatcggggatgacatgcagcaaaggtgcgcaggccgggatccgaacctgcgaccgctgcaggaggactgtagccttagtatatgagccgctgcttaacccactgcaccaccgagcggcccgtgAATCTTGTTTCTTCATTCAAAAGTGGACTCTTCTTCTGTGCTTTTCTTTCAGCAATAAACCGTGTCCAGCTGTTGGGACGAGTCGGTCAGGATCCAGTTATGAGACAAGTGGAGGGCCGAAACCCTGTCACCATCTTCTCGTTAGCAACCAATGAGATGTGGCGTTCTGGAGACGGAGAGACGAGCGCTACAGGTATGACGAGCTCCCCAGGTGAGACATCTGTGGAGGATCTTGTCGTGTGAAGCTTCTCAGCTTTGTTCTTTGGCTTTAAATTGATTCAGTCGGATTTCCGATATAAACATTTAATTTCATGGGGTGAAGATGAGCGGGGCTTGGTCAGGGTGTCAGTGTCTGGTTTTAAGTTATTCTCTTGTTGATTTACCTGCTGGACACTTGTCAGTTTACGCGTTTGCAAAAGAGTTGCAGCTGAATAAAAGAATATATCTGTACTTAAGAAGTGAAACAGTCGCTTACAGTTCCCTTTTCTTGCATCCTGTGAAATATGTGTGAACATTTTCAGTGCAGAAGTATGCAAACAACAGAAGAACAggcttgttttctttgtttttatctcCAAAGATGCCTAAACACTTGAGATACATGGAAAGGTGAATCTTCTCTTAATGCTGCCGTAAACTGGCGGCTCCACCTTGAACACTGAAATCTTTTTGAAGTACCAGgggatgaaaatgaaaaaaacactaaatataCAGTGATATTAAAGGTATCTTAAGTTTTGTAGTTGACTTTTTGGATGTATTTAGTTGTAAACAATGTCAAGTGGCATTAAAAAGTGATTTTAAGGGCACTAAAGAAGATGAATGATGAAAAATAGAATCAAATGTTGAGTTCATTCATTTGTCAGAACAGGTTTTAAAAACAGCTTAAACTGTAAGATTTTAATAAATGATGAGGTTTTCCATCTCTACAGTCATTTCTCATGTGAAGCTGCAGGTGTGTTTGTTGGGTTATATTTTAATTTACCAAACATTCACTCAAACTTAGCGGTTTTcatcatttacatttacattagtttctttttactttttttataaaaatgtttaaaccaTTAACGGCTAAATACCACTGTTAAATTagatatgttttgttttctttcttgtaTATATTTGAAATGATACGGTAAACTTGACGTGGTGCTGTTTTCTGCCTCCAGGTGACGTCAGTCAGAAGACGACGTGGCATCGCGTCTCCGTGTTCAAACCTGGTCTGAGAGACGTGGCGTACCAGTACGTCAAGAAAGGGTACGAAGGGCAGCGAAAACACCCGTTCACAATACTGTGGTTTTCTTTTATTCAAAACTTGCGTACAGTAGAAGGTTAAAGTGGAAGTCTGTCATAAGTGACCGTATATGTGACATTTATAATCTTGTAGAAAAGTgtctgcaatttttttttttttttctataagagTAAAACACTTCTCTCTACAACACTTCCAATTTTTCAGCTGTTTAttacgttttatttatttttttcctatttatttCAGTTCATAATGCAGGAATATAATTTTCCTTTTgagattaataaaatatttagtaATGCTGCTTTCATTTTTCACATGGAAGGGGCTTTTTTCAAGAGGAAACGCTCATAGTTTAATTATAACCATACCAAGTTATTGATAGCAGCACCATTATTACAGAGACTCTAAGACTAAGATCTTAACTCTGTGGATGTTAAACCTTCTGCTTTCTTTGCATATAGATGACTTCCATGGTTACTGGaatcagtatttatttatttttttactgaataaataataattttcaaTTGACTTTTGTTTTGGATATGAATCAAATACTGATCTCAAGAATTGAAGCAAATGGAAGTGATGCCTAaagattaaatgttaaaacatatttaaaatctttctgAAGAAATGTAGATACAAAAAGATATTTATCCCCCTGAATTCTGTCTGATGGCCTGAAATACTTAGCACGACCTTTGATTCACCTGTGCCCTATTTGAACTAGTCGGAAGATCTCGGcttttaaaagataaaataaaatgtctttaaattgCCAGAATCCCCCTGCTTTCCAGggaaaaatcataattttattaaaCCTTCATCTCTTGCAGGTCTAGGGTCCTTGTGGAGGGGAAACTGGACTATGGAGAGTACGTCGACAAGAACCAAGTCAGACGTCAGGCCACCACCATCATCGCAGGTCAGTTTAAACACAAACGCTTCACACACACCTATTCCCCACTGGAAAAAAAGtaacctttccttttttttttttttttgtcctccccAGACAACATTGTTTTCCTGAGCGACAACGTGAGAGAGAGAGCCTGAAGGATGTTCCTCTCTGTCTCCATTCAACCACAGGACAActtctttttatattttcttcgTCTGTGAATGAGGCTTGAAGACACCAAAGGAACTATTTTGTAAGGAGGCTGGAGATGAATGAGCTGAAAGCATGTTGGACTGaggcgccctctgctggtggaAGAGAAGACCTCGAAGCTTCAGACGGAGTAGATTGATCTCCTGTAGTAAACACACGCTGACAATGACTCTTTGATTATACTatgtgtgcatttaaaaacatatAAGCTCTTTTTTTGTGAGTAAAAATAATGTTGCAAAGAAGTTTTGAGACTAAAATATTTGTCACACCAACCAACTTGCTTAACAAATCTCATAGATCACATGAGTTGGCCTAAGCTGCAGCTTTTTCAAGAGATGATCATAGTCATACTGGATAGCGGTATAATTATTATAGTTTACGTTTTCATTGTGCCACTTCAAGTTGTACAATGGGAAGTTTTTTTCACCCCCCCAGAAAGCAAACTACAGAATCTGAGCATTTATTTCCAAATAGTCCCTATGCAGGTACATTTATGGATGCCATAAGATACTCTCAGATCTTTGAATCTAAATTAACCTTTAAAAATCTGTTTGATTATGCAAGAAATGTTGCAGACACggtctgttttttttgcttAGTGGCACCGTATTCAACATTCAAGAGATTGTGGCCAACTTTATAACTCCAAACTGAGTCTGTCCTTAAAAGAGATTATCAGAAGTCGGCGCTGCTTTGGATAATGGTCCAGTTGCTTCCTGTCGTGTCTTCTTGCTGATTAGTCCAACagattttcaaggaaaaaatgacCACAAGGAGAAGCGACAACGTGTAAAACGTGGGTTCATATGAGAGCTGTTTGGTCCTGTTTTTGCCTAAAGATGTTTGAGCCTTCTAAAAGCAGTTTCTACTGTGTCATCTTTGAGTGTGACCACATGCCAAATGTCAACTGTCTTTCTTGAACTTCTCTTCAAACAAACTTCTCTAGATTAAAGGTTGCTCAACTGCAGAAAAAAGTTGCTGATAACAAAAACTACTTTaggcaacaaaaacaaatgaaaaagatACCAACTTGCAGATTTAAAGGACGCGCTTTTAACGTCTATTTCATTTctgttgtttggtttctctgtttaaATCTGATAAGTTTAATACATTGCAAGTATTTTGGTATTTTTCCGCCCTGTCACTTTTTCGTCCGTTGTTACCGCATTTATcactctttcatttccttcctggactgactgactgactgtttTCAGCTCACTGCTGGTGGTTCATTATTTACGAAAAGATGTTATTCCCCCAAACGCTGTGGTTATTAGTGTTTCCTTTCTACATAGAATATACATGATGAAATATATCAAAGGTAATCATGGGTTAAtgagtttatttaaaaagtacaTGCAAGTGAAGGAAGAAATAGAACATTTAATAATGTGTGGGATTAATGCTTTCTTACATGGTAGAAATAGGTATTTGTATTAGGTTATTCTTTAAGCTTAAATCAACCAGGAGGCGGGCTTAAATGAAAGGTTGTCTTGGCCTAACCAGATTGGTTACAGGCAATCAGCACGTCTTCACTGATTGGCCGCATTACTTGTCAGTTAAAGGTGGGGGTGTGTTTTAAATATACGCGGTATCTGATTGGAGGGGTCACCGTCTTTGAGGTGGGACTTTAAATAGTCTGAAACCTGTGGATTCAATTAGATAAGTCAAGTAACGGAAACAAGTTAACACATACAGGAAATGGACAAGTGATTTATTAGTAAAATGGGTCAGTCAAAACGAAGTTTTAATATTAACGCATCAATATCTATTCCGAATGCTTCATTATGTTGTTTTATGAAATATGTATTATATTCTCTACACAATAGtagttattttctgttttttaacagcataaattattttgttttgaaatttgACACCGATTTATTAGTAAAATGAGTAAGTCAAAGAGGTTTTTTAATATTAAACGCATCAATAACTATTCAGAATGCTTCACTATTTTATGaaacatgtacaggactgtctcagaaaattagaatattgtgattttctgtaatgcaattacaaaaacagaaatgtcatacattgtgggttcattacaaataaactgaaatattgcaagccttttattttaatatggctgatcatggcttatagtttaagaaaactcaaatatcctatcaaaaaaatagaatattctgggaatcttaaactgtaaaccataatcagcaatattaaaataataaaaggcttgcaatatttcagttgatttgtaatgaatccagaatgtatgacattttttttaattgcattacagaaaataaagaactttatcacaatattctaattttctgtccTGTATTATGTTCACTACAAAATACTAGTGTTTGTTTTGACGGCATAAgtctttttattttgaagttccAAACCGGAAGCGCTGCTTTGGCAAGCAATCGCGAACAGCTGGTAAAGATAATTCACAACATAACTTATGTACTCTGTTTAAATAACGCCGTAGTACCTTTGGAGCATTTACATTCTTGACACAGTTGAGATTGTCAGTAAATCTATTTTTCAACCCGTTGACTGTCACTTTCTTGAGCGTTTCTCCGCCgtttaatgtgttttttgtgGACTTCTTCTCCTGCGTGGCTCCGCCTTCACATTCCTGAGCGTCTGGGCTGCGAGGAGCAAAGAAAACCCAGGCGAGACCACAGGAGACTGTCcaaggaccagaaccagagggGAGATGACAATAAACAACATTTATCAGCCTGAATCCCACCGCCTCAGTGCTCTTCACACGTGTATCTCTCTGTAAACAAGCCGGACGCGTTTCCGCTGTTTGAAATTTTACTTTTCTCGTCTCGCACAAGTTCttgggaacttttttttttaaagttagttGAAGCTTGAGTCCCCCTGACTCCCTGCTTGGGTTCACTCCTGAAGGGAGTCAAAACGAGTAGATAATCATCCCCAAGGCCGCAGATTTCTGGAGGAAATCATGGAGATCCTTGACAGCAGCGAGCCCTTCCTGCACTGGGACAGAAACCTCAGCGAGCTGTCCGAGGACGGGGAGATCGACTGTGTGCTCTACACCAACGTAAGTCATCGATTATTGAGGATGGGGGATCGATTAAGGGGTGGTGATCGGCTGCAGCCTCCTACTGGGAATGATTTGCTTTGATGCAGACTTAATTGGAATAAAGGGGAGTGAAGTTTGTACCTGATCTCCATTCACAAATTCAATCCTTGGGGTCCCAGATGCTGCACGTTTGGGTTGCAGAAGTTTTctgttcctcttttcttccccctTTTTTGCTTTCtacttttttaaaacatatgTTATGTGTTTTAGTCATTGTTTGCAATGAAAATGCAATGGATCACTATAAATAAGATCATGTATTATTCAGTCAACTTGAGTGCAGAAATGAGACATAATTCATAGGAAGCTATTTTGatgattgtctttttttattgtatttacatTCAAGAAGCATACACATAAACActttttagaatagaatagaatactttattatcaaagtacctgggtacagtgagattggaagcagcatcacctctccagtgcaagacaaataggaaacaatagtgcaaacaataagaaatataggaatgtaagaaatataaataatataaatacttTTAAAAGTTTTTAAAGACTTTTTAAGCCCTggaattgcagttaacacaaaTCACCTTAAAGTAAAGCAAATATGTTTTTTACTTAAACTTGTATTTCTAAACACAGGAAAGAAACACATGGGTATAAAGCTGGAAATTAAAGATATCTGCAGAAgtgcaaatgtttgtttttaaaaaacatcAAAGATGT encodes the following:
- the ssbp1 gene encoding single-stranded DNA-binding protein, mitochondrial isoform X1, with product MLRSASAKIFRQVVRAQSTDASLILERSINRVQLLGRVGQDPVMRQVEGRNPVTIFSLATNEMWRSGDGETSATGMTSSPGDVSQKTTWHRVSVFKPGLRDVAYQYVKKGSRVLVEGKLDYGEYVDKNQVRRQATTIIADNIVFLSDNVRERA
- the ssbp1 gene encoding single-stranded DNA-binding protein, mitochondrial isoform X2, giving the protein MLRSASAKIFRQVVRAQSTDASLILERSINRVQLLGRVGQDPVMRQVEGRNPVTIFSLATNEMWRSGDGETSATGDVSQKTTWHRVSVFKPGLRDVAYQYVKKGSRVLVEGKLDYGEYVDKNQVRRQATTIIADNIVFLSDNVRERA